The Brassica napus cultivar Da-Ae chromosome C7, Da-Ae, whole genome shotgun sequence genomic interval CGCTGTGGAAGTTGAAGATGAAGGCTATCTTGAGAAAAGATGGTTGTTTAGCGGCCATTAGTGCAAGACCGACTACATACACAGATGATGATAAATGGAACGAGATGGATGGGAATGCTATGGCAAATCTTCATCTTGCCCTTGCAGATGGAGTGTTGTCAAGCATAGAGGAGAAGAAGACTGCAAAGGAGATATGGGATCACCTTGCAAAATTGTACGAGGCCAAATCGCTGCACAGTACAATTTTCCTCAAGAGGAAGCTTTATACCCTTCGAATGGGAGAATCTACTTCAGTGACGGAGCACATCAACACCTtgaatactttattttctcaactcaCTTCGTTGAGTTATAAAGTAGAATCACAAGAACGTGCTGAGCTTCTACTTCAAAGTCTACCAGATTCATATGATCAACTCATCATCAACTTAACAAATAATGTCTCCACCGACAGTCTAGTCTTTGACGATGTTGCAGCTGCGGTTCTAGAAGAAGAAAGTCGGCGCAAAAGTAAGGAAGATAGACGAGAAAATTCTCAAATAGAGGCATTGACGGTGATGAGAGGGAGATCAATGGAACATGGCTCATGTGGGAGTCACAAACATGGTAGATCAAAGTCAAGAAGTAAGAAGACTTTTAAATGCTACCACTGTGGCAAGAAGGGTCACTTGAAGAAGGATTGTTGGGAATTGAAGAATTTCAACCCTCAAGGAAATGTCGCAAACACTTCAGATAATGGAATCGCGCTATGTTGTGAAGCAGCAATTTCAAGCGAAAATAGAAGAAGGTTCGCTGATATATGGTTGTTCGACTCAGGAGCTACATATCACATGACCTCTAGAAGAGAATGGTTCCATCATTATGAACCCATCTCAGGAGGATCTGTGTACAGTTGCAATGATCATGAACTTAAGATTGTTGGCACTGGATCCATTCAACTGAAGATGTATGATGGTACAGTTTGTACTATTCATGAGGTGCGACACGTGGAAGGCCTGAAAAAGAATTTACTATCTGTGGGGCAACTTGATGATCTTGGTTGCAAAGTTGAAGTTCAAAATGATACTCTAAAAGTAATTAGAGGAGCACTTGTGCTTATGAAAGGAGAGAAGATAGTTGCGAAGTTATACATGTTAAGAGGAGAAACTCTGTCAGAATCAGAAGCATATATTGCTTCAAGCAGTTCCAGTGAGAAAGCTACTACGGTGTGGCATCAGAAACTTGGGCATATGTCTGAACAAGGCATGAAAATTCTTGCAGAGAAGAAGTTAGTTCCGGGTCTGACAAAGGTATCACTATCCTTTTGTGAGCATTGTGTGACAAGCAAGCAGCATCAGTTGAAGTTTAGCACGTCAAATTCTAGAAGCAAAGTTATTCTAGAATTGgttcactctgatgtgtggCAAGCACCAGTTATATCACTAGGAGGAGCGAAGTACTTTGTGTCCTTCATCGATGACTACTCCAGGAGATGTTGGGTGTATCCTATCAAAAGTAAGGCAGATGTGTTTTCAGTTTTCAAAGTTTTCAAAGCACGGGTGGAACTTGAATCTGAGAAGAAGATCAAGTGTTTGAGgacagataatggaggtgaatacactGGTGATGTATTTAGCCAATTATGTAAAGTAGAGGGCATCAAAAGGCAGTTCACTACATCATACACTCCTCAACATAATGGAGTGGCAGAGCGGATGAACATGACTCTGTTAGAAAGAACAAGAGCAATGTTGGGAGATGCAAGCTTAGAGAAGAAATTCTGGGCAGAAGCAGTCAACACCGCCTGTTATGTGATAAATCGGTCGCCATCAACTGTAATTGAGTTGAAAACACCGATGGAGATGTGGACAGGAAAGCCCGTCGAATATTCAAACCTCCATATATTTGGGAGTCCAGTGTACGTAATGTACAATAATCAAGAAACTACGAAGCTAGATCCAAAGTCTAGAAAGTGTGTGTTCTTGGGATATGCTGATGGAGTAAAGGGGTATTGCCTGTGGGATCCCACTGCCCACAAGGTTATAATCAGCAGAGATGTTATCTTCACAGAAGATAAGAAGatcgaagaagaaaaaagcagTTCAAAAGAAAGGTCAGAGACTGTAGCAGTACAAGTGGAAAAGGAGAATTCTTCAGGAGCAACACCAGAACACGAGGAAGCCGAACCTGCcgagttggaagaagaacttGGTAAAGGAAAACGTGTAAAAACTACACCAGCTTGGCACGAGGATTATGATCTGAGCTGCAATGTTGCATATTGTCCATTAACTGAGGACGGAGAGCCATCAAATCTCCAAGAAGCAATGAGCAGTCCAGATGTTTCTCAGtggatggaagcaatgcaagaaGAAATTAAAGctctacataaaaataaaacttgggaGCTCGTACCATTACCGCAAGGAAGAAAAGCAATTGGAAACAAATGGGTTTATAAGATCAAGCGAAATGGTGATGACCAAGTGGAGCGGTATCGTGCTAGATTGGTGGTGAAAGGATATGCTCAGAAAGAAGGCATTGACTTCAATGAAATTTTTTCACCTGTGGTTCGACTTACAACAGTTCGGATACTGTTGGCAATGTGCGCTACATTTGACTTACATCTAGAGCAACTAGATGTGAAAACATCGTTTCTTCATGGAGATCTTGAGGAAGAAATTTATATGCTCCAACCAGAAGgttttgaagaaaaagaaaaggagaactTGGTTTGCAGGTTAAACAAATCTCTGTACGGTCTAAAGCAGGCGCCAAGATGTTGGTACAAGAGATTTGATTCCTTCATCATGAGCCTTGGATATAGCAGACTTCATGCAGACCCTTGTGCATATTTCAAGAGGTTTAGTGAAACAGAGTTCATTACTCTGCTGTTATATGTAGACGACATGTTGATAGCAGGCCCCAACAATGATCGTATCAATGAATTGAAGGCACAGTTGGCTAGGGAGTTCGAGATGAAGGACTTGGGACCAGCAAACAAGATTCTAGGGATGCAAATTCACCGAGACAGAAATAATAGGAAGATTTGGCTGTCACAGAAGAATTATTTGAAGAAAATCTTGCGGAGGTTCAACATGCAAGATTGTAAGCCAATCTCTACCCCACTTCCTATTAATTTCAAGTTATCCTCTGGTATGAGTCCTAGCAGTGAAGAAGGAAGGATAGAAATGTCTCGAGTACCGTATGCATCAGCAGTGGGGAGCTTAATGTTCGCTATGATTTGTACACGACCAGACATTGCACAAGCAGTGGGAGTAGTAAGTCGGTACATGGCGAATCCTCGCAAAGAGCATTGGAATGCCGTAAAGAGGATTTTACGGTACATTAAAAGAACCTCGGATGTTGCATTATGTTATGGAGGATCAGACTTTGTTGTCAGAGGCTATGTTGATTCAGATTATGCAGGCGATCTAGATAAAAGCAAATCCACAACCGGTTATGTGTTTGCACTGGCTAGCGGAGCTGTAAGTTGGGTTTCAAAACTACAGTCAATTGTGGCTACATCGACAACCGAAGCAGAGTATGTAGCAGCTACACAAGCTAGTAAAGAGGCGATGTGGTTGAAGATGGTAATGGAGGAACTCGGGCACAAACAAGAGaaaatttctcttttttgtgACAGCCAGAGTGCCGTGCATCTTGCAAGGAATCCAGCCTTTCATTCAAAAACCAAGCACATACGAGTCCAGTATCACTTCGTTCGTGAGAAAGTGGAAGAAGGCACGGTGGATATGCAGAAGATTCATACAAAAGAAAATGTAGCAGATTTTATGACGAAAACAGTCACTACTGACAAGTTTATTTGGTGTCGATCCTCTTGTGGCCTGAAGGAGACGTAAGCAACATGGAATGACAAGGTAGAAAGAATGGTGTGAAGATCCGATTGATCCTCAATCAAATcttcaagtgggagattgtAAGTCAAATAACACGTTTTTCATAATGGACGGTGATGGACGGTGAAGTTGGACGCTGAAGGAGGTGATTTTGTCAATAATTATGGCTTTCACATGTTTAaacttcttctataaaaggaGAGCTAAGCTGAAGAGGAAAGCAtcccaaaataaaaatcacaaagagaagtgaagaagaagaagaagaacgtgagagagagagagagaaaaaaaaaatctataatctCTTACGGGTATTTGGGATCGGGTTgagagaaaattatttagagAGTTTGGGTATTTTCTCCTATTATAAcgagaaaattattaatcgaTTTCTCCGTTATAATTGAGAGGTTGTAACTCCTATTATTTTTTTCGTAATAAATTCTTCTACCTTGTCCGTGGTTTTTACCCTTTGGGGTTTTCCACGTTAAATCCGGTGTTCCATTTATTACACTATTTCTCAAATTATTAGCTGCGATCCTGCTCTATCCGGTCCAGTTTTACAACACCAAATACAACCCAAAAAGCCCACAGAACTAACGGGCAACTAAAAAATGGCCGAAGCCCAAATAATGAAAATGGTCCAAGGCCCAAACAGCTACGTCGGGCTTGACCTAGACGCGCGTCAAGGAGGAATGGGCTTTAACACGTGTAAGAATCTGGCTCATCAGCCCGCCACGCGTCGCCTGCCTCGACTTGAACGCCCCATCCTCGCACAGCCACCGACACTTACCACCGTCCCCACGTTTCGCCCGAGATCCGAGACTACAGAGCCTCCGCGAAACCATCGCTCTTCTACGCTACCTTGTCTTCCCGTCGGAGAGTTCAATCGTTTGAACGAGATCTCTTCCGCCTATGAATCACCGGAAACCCTAGACAAGCAGGACGAGAGCCACCGCTATCCTCCTCTTCACCCTCGTTACCGTCGCCGGAGAGCTTCATCTTCTTGAGATCTCATCCGCTACGACCCACATGACCAAATCTGACCCACGAAACACATCAAACTTCATAACCTCGATCCAGTCACCACAACCCAAAAGACATGGGGTTCCACGACGGCAGCGCGGAGCTTTGTAAACCTCCACTCTCCGTGACCAAAAACCGGCGAAGAAGGAACTGACTGAGCCTCCTCTTCCCGGAAGCTAGAGCGGCGTCGGTGAAACTGAGAAAGCTTTCACCCTCCCCCGCATAAGGACCGGCGATGATGGATCTAGGGTAGCCTCCATCTCCCGGGTAAACCGACTGAACATGCAAGCCGCTCCATCTCCACCGAGAGCCTTCAAACGACCGCGCCGTTACTCCAAAGTCGAACAACCTATGATGGAGAGCCTCGGCATCAGAGCTCCGACAAGGCAATCGTTGACGGGACTGTGAAAACAAAGCGGAAAGGACCAGAAACCATGAAGAAAAAAGTGCTCCAGCGACGGCacggacgctcacgcgccggccgtaCGCCGGAGTAAATTTGACTTCTCTGCTTAGTTGTTGTTTTTACTACAGCAACTAAAATGACTCGGCTGCCTAGATTAAAAAAGCATCCTAGTACCTGTTTTTATCCATCTTTAATAAGCGGTCTTTAAATTAATTTCCTCATTCAGTGGCTTAGGGTGGAGTCTTAAGTATCAAATGGGCTCAAGATTTTTCGGATTACGGGCGTGCCACAGGAGCCTCTCATCTTTGCACGCTGAGATGGAAGGCTTACTTTGGGCAGCCTCTTGTATGAGAGACAGAAGGATTACCTCGGTACGATTTGAGACGGACTGCTCGGACTTAGTGGAAATGACTACAAACCCGATGGATTGGCCAGCCTTCACGACAGAGATCGAGGCGTTCCAGAGGCTACATGAGGACTTCGAGGATGTGAGTCTATCTCATATTCCTCGGAGTCAGAATGGCCGAGCAGACGCGTTAACAAAGGAGGCAAGGATCAAAGGTTATATTTTCTCCCATATAGATCAGACCCGGGTAGATGGAGATACTCCTCGGAGAATCGGCTTGTCTACTCTCCACTTGATCTAGTTTAGATGgatagatgaaaaaaaaaaaaaaaaaattaatttcctCATTTCGTAAAATAAGAATCTTCTAAGAAAGTGTCAGAAACGAAGCAATGGATGTAACAACAGGCGAGGTATTGCCGGTGGAGGCGGCGGCGAACGCCGTCGTGACGGTTGAGGAGGAGCAGATTCAAAGGGATAATGGCAGAGAGAGGGAGACGCCTCCAGAGGATGATTGTTGCCCGATCTGTTTCAGCTCCTTCACGGTCCCGTGTCGAGGGAACTGCGGCCATTGGTATTGCGGTTAAGTCTTTTTTGATcttatgaatttttttgattttaggGTTCTAATTTCTTGGAAGAGCTTTTGTAGTGTGTTTTTGGACACATTAAAAGAGTTTCTTGTTTTGTGTCTTTTTGCTGATTACTGTTGCTTCATTACATTACCAGGAAGCTGCATCTTGCAGTACTGGAACTATGCTGCGGTGTCTAAGCCCTGTAAGTGTCCTATGTGTGTTCGACACATCACTACGCTGTTACCAGAAGCGTCCTTGCAAGAGCGGCAAGAGCAAGAGGTGAAGGAGGTTCTTGCTAAGATCCGTAGGTATAACCGTCTCTTTGTTGGAGGCTTAACTGGCTTTCTTCAGGTATGTTTACTTTACTGTCTGTATCCCTCCTGTCCGTGACTTGACAAAACCATATTTGTTTGAATGTTTCAGAAGTTTAAGGAGCTGCCTTTGCTGATAAAGAGAATGGTGTGGCGCATGATGGATCCGGATACAAACTCTATGTATTTTCACGAAGTTCGCATCTTTGCAGTTAAGAACATCTTACCCTGTTCATGCAAAACCTTTTTAAAGTTTCCATCTTGTTTGTAGTGCAGTATCTGACGCTTACTATAACTACCTACTAAGTCTTGTTGTCACTCGTTGTCTGTACTAATGACCAAAACAAAACTACACAGCTCTATAATTGAAGGATGAGAAACTAAGTTTATACCGGTCTTGCAGATGTTGATGAGTACCCTTTACACTGCGGCAGAGTTTAGCTTCATCCCAACGGGTAAGTCGCCTCACAAATCAATGAAGGGTTATGCAAGAATCAATTGGAACTCTGATTTGACTGAAGTTCATGTCACTTCAAGCGCTCCTTGATGCTGCCCCGTTTTGTACAGGAGGGTTCAGAATAGTGACGGTGTTCGACTACGGTGCCATTGCAATGATCCTGATTCTGCGCGTGGTGGGGCTTTATCGGAGGAGGCGACTTGCTCAGCGTGTTAGGCATATTGCAGCTGCAGAACTTGAACCAGAATAGAGAAGATCAAAGGAAAGCTTTGACATGCGAAATGAATGTATTGTCCTGTGAAGAAGAAAGGGTCTGTTCATTGTAGGTTTGGTAGATCATACTGTCAATAAGCAATATCATTGTAAAGTATATGTGCTATCCACCAAAACTTGAACCACTCGGAAGAAATTGAAAT includes:
- the LOC111198118 gene encoding E3 ubiquitin-protein ligase RNF170-like isoform X3, whose translation is MDVTTGEVLPVEAAANAVVTVEEEQIQRDNGRERETPPEDDCCPICFSSFTVPCRGNCGHWYCGSCILQYWNYAAVSKPCKCPMCVRHITTLLPEASLQERQEQEVKEVLAKIRRYNRLFVGGLTGFLQKFKELPLLIKRMVWRMMDPDTNSMYFHEVRIFAMLMSTLYTAAEFSFIPTGGFRIVTVFDYGAIAMILILRVVGLYRRRRLAQRVRHIAAAELEPE
- the LOC111198118 gene encoding E3 ubiquitin-protein ligase RNF170-like isoform X2, producing the protein MDVTTGEVLPVEAAANAVVTVEEEQIQRDNGRERETPPEDDCCPICFSSFTVPCRGNCGHWYCGSCILQYWNYAAVSKPCKCPMCVRHITTLLPEASLQERQEQEVKEVLAKIRRYNRLFVGGLTGFLQFKELPLLIKRMVWRMMDPDTNSMYFHEVRIFAMLMSTLYTAAEFSFIPTALLDAAPFCTGGFRIVTVFDYGAIAMILILRVVGLYRRRRLAQRVRHIAAAELEPE
- the LOC111198118 gene encoding E3 ubiquitin-protein ligase RNF170-like isoform X1; amino-acid sequence: MDVTTGEVLPVEAAANAVVTVEEEQIQRDNGRERETPPEDDCCPICFSSFTVPCRGNCGHWYCGSCILQYWNYAAVSKPCKCPMCVRHITTLLPEASLQERQEQEVKEVLAKIRRYNRLFVGGLTGFLQKFKELPLLIKRMVWRMMDPDTNSMYFHEVRIFAMLMSTLYTAAEFSFIPTALLDAAPFCTGGFRIVTVFDYGAIAMILILRVVGLYRRRRLAQRVRHIAAAELEPE
- the LOC111198118 gene encoding E3 ubiquitin-protein ligase RNF170-like isoform X5, which gives rise to MAERGRRLQRMIVARSVSAPSRSRVEGTAAIGSCILQYWNYAAVSKPCKCPMCVRHITTLLPEASLQERQEQEVKEVLAKIRRYNRLFVGGLTGFLQKFKELPLLIKRMVWRMMDPDTNSMYFHEVRIFAMLMSTLYTAAEFSFIPTGGFRIVTVFDYGAIAMILILRVVGLYRRRRLAQRVRHIAAAELEPE
- the LOC111198118 gene encoding E3 ubiquitin-protein ligase RNF170-like isoform X4, producing MAERGRRLQRMIVARSVSAPSRSRVEGTAAIGSCILQYWNYAAVSKPCKCPMCVRHITTLLPEASLQERQEQEVKEVLAKIRRYNRLFVGGLTGFLQKFKELPLLIKRMVWRMMDPDTNSMYFHEVRIFAMLMSTLYTAAEFSFIPTALLDAAPFCTGGFRIVTVFDYGAIAMILILRVVGLYRRRRLAQRVRHIAAAELEPE